From the Candidatus Krumholzibacteriia bacterium genome, the window CGCCAGGGGGACGCAATGGCACTTCCGCTGCGCGACGACGAGTGGGGCACCTTCGACGTGGTTCACACGCGCTTTCTCCTGGAGCATCTCCCGCAACCGCAGCGCGTGGTGGACGCCATGGTGCGCGCGGCCCGTCCCGGGGGACGCGTCGTGCTCGAGGACGACGACCACGATCTGCTGCGACTGTATCCCGCGGTTCCGGCGTTCGAGGAGATCTGGCGCGCGTATATGCGCAGCTACCAGGCCGGCGGGCGCGATCCGCGCATCGGCCGGCGGCTTCCCGAACTGCTGGCGCGCGCGGGCGCGAACCCCGTGCGCTGCGACTGGCCCTTCTTCGGCGCGTGTCAGGGTGGGGAGGACTGGGATATCATCGTGGATAACTGCCGGGCCATCGTGACCGGCGCGCGCGAGGCGATCCGCGCGTGTGGAATCAGCGAGGAGGCCTTCGACACCGGCCTTTGCGACTACGACGCGTGGCG encodes:
- a CDS encoding methyltransferase domain-containing protein — translated: MTRGRDEYIHGTAPDEQRRLSRLNELINRQSLERLRITRGERVLDVGCGMGQLTRAIAAAGGVVTGVERSAEQIAEGVRQAGSAASAAEIRQGDAMALPLRDDEWGTFDVVHTRFLLEHLPQPQRVVDAMVRAARPGGRVVLEDDDHDLLRLYPAVPAFEEIWRAYMRSYQAGGRDPRIGRRLPELLARAGANPVRCDWPFFGACQGGEDWDIIVDNCRAIVTGAREAIRACGISEEAFDTGLCDYDAWRVQRGAAFWYCTFWAEGVKPAAARD